From Montipora foliosa isolate CH-2021 chromosome 6, ASM3666993v2, whole genome shotgun sequence, a single genomic window includes:
- the LOC138008668 gene encoding uncharacterized protein isoform X1 has protein sequence MWLRQDKLKGKTTHFRLSSVEKNPVARPLTLEGLGMSMNFRMILKHFLIRCLCRGQMRVVTLSCLLVGIIYVVSLTLSSPKSGTFTEATARKAPLSQVDTANEITSKTTLKKDDDMSSYIQEHNMDLPEGDIICVANEACNDFNVRDPGQAKMICDSYGSRCKGFVYSIRSGKVFLKAELKNKMVLSEGLELFIKRAFAQSAQQKGQCIILPDQFESFTDKCHLPDLDPNDESITKFIQRPKPLKCPGSQLTRYRKGILELTEEASKVGNFTSITYQPIFRRPYNDWKFELGNQNHLETNKRQFKLESEFIRVQLSTSRGQTHVEYHAHVVSRSLPQEYRQTSGLPLSVIIIGIDSLSAAHFQRALPEAYKFMKEEMNSIFLNGYSTVGDGTTPALTALMTGKFESELPEARRGLPGSEPLDRWPHIFKDFKSQGYATLFSEDCPAYAAFNYRLHGFNETPTDHFSRCFWQAARMTSPNCVHSKPHHQIHFDYIRSFANAYPQRPKFGLFFMTEISHNNLNTVYQCADDFASLLKDLHQGNALNRTLLIVMSDHGARVGEARETFQGKLEERLPLMAFTLPRWFSQQYPGLVQNLKGNSKLVTSPFDLYATFRHLISFPQTPNNLMRGESLFSKLDQSRDCQSTGIAEHYCPCLQWKEVDTREDHVRGAAEAILHRINNLTASEPLGLSLCLRLQLHEVSSAYQKIANVKVAQYLGSADADGRKPMFLREGTTFEKCLYQVQIRTSPGRGLYEASVSYDGDNFQVTGEISRINLYGEQPRCILDKSPHLRKYCLCKDYKEQ, from the exons atgtggttgcggcaagacaagttaaaagggaaaacaactcacttccggttgtcgtccgtgGAAAAAAACCCCGTGGCACGTCCCCTAACCTTGGAAGGGTTGGGAATGTCGATGAATTTCAG AATGATCCTGAAACATTTTCTAATCCGTTGTCTCTGTCGCGGTCAAATGCGTGTTGTCACATTGTCTTGCTTACTTGTGGGAATTATTTATGTCGTCAGTTTAACCTTGTCTTCGCCCAAGAGTGGCACATTCACGGAAGCGACTGCCAGAAAAGCTCCATTAAGTCAG GTGGATACCGCAAATGAGATTACATCCAAGACTACGTTGAAAAAAGACGATGACATGAGCTCATACATTCAG GAACATAACATGGATCTTCCCGAAGGAGATATCATTTGTGTAGCAAATGAGGCTTGTAATGATTTCAACGTGCGAGACCCTGGACAAGCAAAAATGATTTGTGATTCGTATGGTTCCCGATGCAAGGGGTTTGTTTATTCCATAAGATCAGGAAAAGTTTTCCTAAAAGCAGAACTAAAGAACAAAATGGTGTTATCAGAAGGCTTAGAGCTTTTCATTAAGAGAGCATTCGCTCAATCTGCCCAGCAGAAAGGCCAGTGCATAATTCTTCCAGACCAGTTCGAGTCCTTTACGGACAAATGTCACCTTCCTGACTTGGACCCCAATGACGAAAGTATTACAAAATTCATTCAGAGACCAAAACCACTTAAGTGCCCAGGCTCTCAGCTGACGCGCTACCGGAAAGGAATTTTGGAACTAACTGAGGAAGCAAGTAAAG TTGGTAACTTTACTTCCATAACATATCAGCCTATCTTTCGAAGACCATACAACGATTGGAAATTTGAACTTGGAAATCAAAATCACCTGGAAACAAACAAGCGTCAATTCAAACTGGAATCCGAATTCATTCGCGTTCAGCTTTCAACCTCTCGAGGCCAAACACACGTTGAGTACCACGCCCATGTCGTCTCCAGGTCCTTACCTCAAGAATACCGCCAAACATCTGGCCTTCCACTGAGTGTGATTATTATAGGCATAGATTCCTTATCAGCGGCACATTTTCAAAGAGCGTTACCAGAGGCTTACAAGTTCATGAAAGAGGAAATGAATAGCATATTTCTAAATGGTTACTCTACAGTAGGAGATGGTACTACGCCAGCACTGACCGCTCTGATGACAG GTAAATTTGAATCTGAGCTCCCAGAGGCTCGACGAGGATTACCAGGAAGCGAACCTCTGGATCGCTGGCCACACATTTTCAAGGATTTTAAATCCCAAGGCTACGCTACACTATTCAGCGAGGACTGCCCAGCGTATGCAGCTTTCAATTATCGACTTCATGGGTTCAACGAAACCCCAACGGATCATTTCTCGAGATGTTTTTGGCAAGCCGCGCGGATGACCTCACCTAACTGTGTTCACAGCAAACCACACCATCAAATTCACTTTGATTACATCAGATCTTTTGCCAACGCTTATCCACAACGGCCTAAATTTGGATTATTTTTCATGACAGAGATTTCTCATAACAATTTAAATACGGTTTATCAATGTGCGGATGATTTTGCTTCCTTGTTGAAGGATTTGCATCAGGGGAATGCTCTGAATCGTACACTGTTGATCGTTATGTCTGACCACGGGGCAAGAGTCGGTGAAGCCAGGGAAACATTTCAAGGGAAATTAGAGGAACGGCTGCCGCTGATGGCTTTCACTCTTCCAAGATGGTTTTCGCAACAATATCCTGGCCTTGTTCAGAATCTTAAAGGAAACAGTAAGCTTGTTACCTCCCCATTTGACTTGTACGCGACGTTTCGACATCTTATAAGCTTTCCCCAAACCCCTAATAACTTAATGAGGGGAGAGAGTCTCTTTAGTAAACTCGATCAATCACGTGATTGCCAAAGTACAGGAATTGCGGAACATTATTGCCCATGCCTGCAATGGAAAGAGGTCGATACACGAGAAGATCACGTGCGGGGCGCAGCCGAAGCAATTCTTCATCGCATAAATAACTTAACAGCTTCAGAGCCTCTAGGCTTAAGCCTTTGTTTACGTTTGCAACTTCACGAGGTCTCATCAGCTTATCAGAAAATTGCGAATGTTAAGGTGGCGCAGTACCTTGGTTCTGCCGATGCCGACGGGAGGAAACCGATGTTTTTAAGAGAGGGTACGACATTTGAGAAATGCTTATACCAAGTACAGATCCGCACATCACCCGGGAGAGGTCTATATGAAGCATCGGTGAGTTATGATGGCGATAATTTCCAGGTCACTGGCGAAATAAGCAGAATTAATCTGTATGGAGAACAGCCAAGATGTATACTGGACAAAAGCCCGCACTTGCGAAAGTACTGTCTTTGTAAAGACTACAAAGAGCAGTAA
- the LOC138005011 gene encoding uncharacterized protein, with the protein MTCKQINGIFTTFEHINVSVKSPGCSLNIIVIYRPPSTCINQFIDEFSTLLEQLVLSSGYLLIVGDFNIHVDDVGNSESANFLALIDSFDLKQMVSFSTHINGHSLDLVVVRNSEPLGPVVNIETIDPALSDHLAVKFEIPITKQPFKRKMTKYRNFKSLDSQSLATSISESRICADIYANLPDMVNGYFDSLTAVIDQVAPIKTRLITIRPKAPWYTIDIDNEKKCRRRYERKWRRTKDPTDRNNYLKKCKYVNQMIHESKSNFYSSVISENKGNQRILFQTIDKLLHRKNDVVLPPSSSDEHLAERFADYFINKITTIHTNLLRSDAVFLHQPAGTESELFEFYPISAKSVEAIIRS; encoded by the coding sequence ATGACGTGTAAACAGATCAATGGAATTTTCACTACTTTTGAACACATCAATGTCTCTGTTAAATCTCCTGGTTGCTCTCTTAATATTATCGTAATTTATCGTCCACCGTCTACTTGCATTAACCAATTTATTGATGAATTTAGCACTTTACTTGAACAACTCGTCCTGTCATCTGGATATCTACTAATAGTAGGGGATTTCAACATTCATGTCGACGACGTGGGAAATTCTGAATCAGCTAATTTCCTTGCCCTCATTGATTCTTTTGATCTGAAGCAAATGGTGTCTTTCTCAACGCACATTAATGGTCACTCTCTTGATCTTGTCGTAGTAAGAAACAGTGAACCACTGGGACCTGTTGTCAACATAGAAACCATCGATCCTGCCCTGTCTGATCATCTAGCCGTGAAATTTGAGATCCCAATAACGAAACAACCATTCAAGAGAAAGATGACAAAGTACCGGAATTTTAAATCTCTTGATTCACAAAGCTTAGCGACCAGTATTTCTGAATCACGTATATGTGCTGACATTTATGCTAACTTACCTGATATGGTAAATGGTTATTTCGATTCGCTTACAGCTGTCATTGACCAAGTTGCACCTATTAAGACCCGGCTTATAACAATTCGTCCAAAAGCACCTTGGTACACCATTGACattgataatgaaaagaagtGTCGCCGCAGGTATGAACGTAAGTGGAGACGAACCAAAGATCCTACTGATAGAAATAACTACCTAAAGAAATGTAAGTATGTCAACCAGATGATCCATGAATCTAAGTCTAACTTCTACTCCAGTGTTATATCAGAGAACAAGGGTAATCAACGTATCCTGTTTCAGACTATTGACAAGCTCTTGCATCGTAAGAATGACGTAGTCCTTCCTCCTTCTTCATCTGACGAGCATCTTGCAGAACGTTTTGCTGATTATTTCATCAACAAGATCACTACTATCCATACTAACTTGTTAAGAAGTGATGCTGTTTTTCTACATCAACCCGCTGGCACTGAGAGTGAATTGTTTGAATTCTACCCAATATCTGCCAAGTCTGTTGAAGCTATCATACGATCGTGA
- the LOC138008668 gene encoding uncharacterized protein isoform X2, which translates to MILKHFLIRCLCRGQMRVVTLSCLLVGIIYVVSLTLSSPKSGTFTEATARKAPLSQVDTANEITSKTTLKKDDDMSSYIQEHNMDLPEGDIICVANEACNDFNVRDPGQAKMICDSYGSRCKGFVYSIRSGKVFLKAELKNKMVLSEGLELFIKRAFAQSAQQKGQCIILPDQFESFTDKCHLPDLDPNDESITKFIQRPKPLKCPGSQLTRYRKGILELTEEASKVGNFTSITYQPIFRRPYNDWKFELGNQNHLETNKRQFKLESEFIRVQLSTSRGQTHVEYHAHVVSRSLPQEYRQTSGLPLSVIIIGIDSLSAAHFQRALPEAYKFMKEEMNSIFLNGYSTVGDGTTPALTALMTGKFESELPEARRGLPGSEPLDRWPHIFKDFKSQGYATLFSEDCPAYAAFNYRLHGFNETPTDHFSRCFWQAARMTSPNCVHSKPHHQIHFDYIRSFANAYPQRPKFGLFFMTEISHNNLNTVYQCADDFASLLKDLHQGNALNRTLLIVMSDHGARVGEARETFQGKLEERLPLMAFTLPRWFSQQYPGLVQNLKGNSKLVTSPFDLYATFRHLISFPQTPNNLMRGESLFSKLDQSRDCQSTGIAEHYCPCLQWKEVDTREDHVRGAAEAILHRINNLTASEPLGLSLCLRLQLHEVSSAYQKIANVKVAQYLGSADADGRKPMFLREGTTFEKCLYQVQIRTSPGRGLYEASVSYDGDNFQVTGEISRINLYGEQPRCILDKSPHLRKYCLCKDYKEQ; encoded by the exons ATGATCCTGAAACATTTTCTAATCCGTTGTCTCTGTCGCGGTCAAATGCGTGTTGTCACATTGTCTTGCTTACTTGTGGGAATTATTTATGTCGTCAGTTTAACCTTGTCTTCGCCCAAGAGTGGCACATTCACGGAAGCGACTGCCAGAAAAGCTCCATTAAGTCAG GTGGATACCGCAAATGAGATTACATCCAAGACTACGTTGAAAAAAGACGATGACATGAGCTCATACATTCAG GAACATAACATGGATCTTCCCGAAGGAGATATCATTTGTGTAGCAAATGAGGCTTGTAATGATTTCAACGTGCGAGACCCTGGACAAGCAAAAATGATTTGTGATTCGTATGGTTCCCGATGCAAGGGGTTTGTTTATTCCATAAGATCAGGAAAAGTTTTCCTAAAAGCAGAACTAAAGAACAAAATGGTGTTATCAGAAGGCTTAGAGCTTTTCATTAAGAGAGCATTCGCTCAATCTGCCCAGCAGAAAGGCCAGTGCATAATTCTTCCAGACCAGTTCGAGTCCTTTACGGACAAATGTCACCTTCCTGACTTGGACCCCAATGACGAAAGTATTACAAAATTCATTCAGAGACCAAAACCACTTAAGTGCCCAGGCTCTCAGCTGACGCGCTACCGGAAAGGAATTTTGGAACTAACTGAGGAAGCAAGTAAAG TTGGTAACTTTACTTCCATAACATATCAGCCTATCTTTCGAAGACCATACAACGATTGGAAATTTGAACTTGGAAATCAAAATCACCTGGAAACAAACAAGCGTCAATTCAAACTGGAATCCGAATTCATTCGCGTTCAGCTTTCAACCTCTCGAGGCCAAACACACGTTGAGTACCACGCCCATGTCGTCTCCAGGTCCTTACCTCAAGAATACCGCCAAACATCTGGCCTTCCACTGAGTGTGATTATTATAGGCATAGATTCCTTATCAGCGGCACATTTTCAAAGAGCGTTACCAGAGGCTTACAAGTTCATGAAAGAGGAAATGAATAGCATATTTCTAAATGGTTACTCTACAGTAGGAGATGGTACTACGCCAGCACTGACCGCTCTGATGACAG GTAAATTTGAATCTGAGCTCCCAGAGGCTCGACGAGGATTACCAGGAAGCGAACCTCTGGATCGCTGGCCACACATTTTCAAGGATTTTAAATCCCAAGGCTACGCTACACTATTCAGCGAGGACTGCCCAGCGTATGCAGCTTTCAATTATCGACTTCATGGGTTCAACGAAACCCCAACGGATCATTTCTCGAGATGTTTTTGGCAAGCCGCGCGGATGACCTCACCTAACTGTGTTCACAGCAAACCACACCATCAAATTCACTTTGATTACATCAGATCTTTTGCCAACGCTTATCCACAACGGCCTAAATTTGGATTATTTTTCATGACAGAGATTTCTCATAACAATTTAAATACGGTTTATCAATGTGCGGATGATTTTGCTTCCTTGTTGAAGGATTTGCATCAGGGGAATGCTCTGAATCGTACACTGTTGATCGTTATGTCTGACCACGGGGCAAGAGTCGGTGAAGCCAGGGAAACATTTCAAGGGAAATTAGAGGAACGGCTGCCGCTGATGGCTTTCACTCTTCCAAGATGGTTTTCGCAACAATATCCTGGCCTTGTTCAGAATCTTAAAGGAAACAGTAAGCTTGTTACCTCCCCATTTGACTTGTACGCGACGTTTCGACATCTTATAAGCTTTCCCCAAACCCCTAATAACTTAATGAGGGGAGAGAGTCTCTTTAGTAAACTCGATCAATCACGTGATTGCCAAAGTACAGGAATTGCGGAACATTATTGCCCATGCCTGCAATGGAAAGAGGTCGATACACGAGAAGATCACGTGCGGGGCGCAGCCGAAGCAATTCTTCATCGCATAAATAACTTAACAGCTTCAGAGCCTCTAGGCTTAAGCCTTTGTTTACGTTTGCAACTTCACGAGGTCTCATCAGCTTATCAGAAAATTGCGAATGTTAAGGTGGCGCAGTACCTTGGTTCTGCCGATGCCGACGGGAGGAAACCGATGTTTTTAAGAGAGGGTACGACATTTGAGAAATGCTTATACCAAGTACAGATCCGCACATCACCCGGGAGAGGTCTATATGAAGCATCGGTGAGTTATGATGGCGATAATTTCCAGGTCACTGGCGAAATAAGCAGAATTAATCTGTATGGAGAACAGCCAAGATGTATACTGGACAAAAGCCCGCACTTGCGAAAGTACTGTCTTTGTAAAGACTACAAAGAGCAGTAA